The DNA region CTTGTAACATACTCTTAAATTATATGGAATGTCTGAACACTCGCTCCTTTTGTGGGGACTAATATATACCgtacgtatatacagtatttttttaagCAATACGGGTGCAAGTGTGCGGATGTTCTGTATTATTTTTGTAGTGGTTGACCCTTTTCTCCTACACCTGCggcttggatgtgcgcaccaacACCTCTTCACAGTATATGTGTTAAGAATTTCAAACGTGGCTCATAATGTTGCCACACAATACATTCTTCAATCATCACCTCAAATCACATTCCATTTAGATATCTCTACGGTGAAGTtttatttcattatatttttATATGGGGCTTCATAAGCATACCCCAAGCTACAACATATAAAGAAGAGTGAATTAACTTCTTTGTAATGCTTGAAGATTCGTTTTTCATCCAAAGCATTTATTCAAATGCTTCATCATCAGAACTGAAACGCCATTTGGATGAAAGGTGAAATATGATCAAGCTCCAAAGAGAAGCCTAGTTGCTTAAAACTTAGTAGTATATTGACTAAGaatgaaagactgactgactgactgactgactgaatgaatgaatgaatgaatgaatgaatgaatgaatgaatgaatgaatgagtgaatgaatgaatgagtctaagtatcagtcagtcagtctgtcaatTCATTAATTAATCAGTCAATTCATTAATCAGTCAATCCCTGGACAGTATGTTAACTCAGCATTCTTCATCATTCTTCCCCTCATTACTGTATAGGCACGAGTGGAGTGGAGGCCCCTGTGTGTGAGTCCGTGAGTAACCTGTCCCCTGAGGATGGCCAGGGGGCGCAGATGGATCCAGCCATCAGCTCTGACTCCTCcagctccctcctcctcttctgctcctcagATAAGCGCAAGTCAGTGCAGTTTGCCAGCACCTCCCTGCACGACAGCGTCAAGACCACAGCCAGCACTCGGACACCCACCCCCTTCGCTTCCCCATGCAGGTATCAGGACGTGAAGCATGTAGCATGTACTGTAcaaagtaaaaatgcagtgttaattcaacactttgagagtcctCTGGGATCAAATACAATTTAAATATACTCTTtagatgttgaattaacactgcattttgtacTGTGATTGTATCACTGCGGTATCACAGTGATTGTACATTTCATATTCAATACCCACTCACACACCCAGTGTCGTAATGTGCCACCTGTGCTCCCATGCCCAAGGATTAAGGTTGCGGGTTCTAGCCCCGAGTGACAGACTGCACAGTATGACCTCGGATACACTAGTGCTGTAGACCcgaatgggagtgaggtttagtcGAGACAGTGAAACGGGTGGCAACTAGGAGAGCTCGGTGGTAGAACATTAGTTAACCTGCCAAAGCCTCATACTGGGGCCtaatatactaagaagctggttcaagagtaaaccaggtcaagttaagagataaatcatctaatagaagatcctggagactccaggctcttctattagacgatttacctcttaacttaacctggaggctcttctattagacgatttacctcttaacttaacctggtttactcctgaaccagcttcttagtataccgtTCTGATGTGTTAGCGCTGAGCTATCTGCATAGACCTTAAGCTCAGTGGTGTTGCACCTGTGCTCCAATGCCAGAGGgttggaggttgagagttcgagcCCCAGGTGGTGGACTGCACAAGACAACCTCAGTTACAGTAGCATGTATTTGTAttagacactcactcacacaccctgctccctctccttccccctatGGGAAGTGTAGCAGGGAATGTAGCATTGACTGGTATTAGAAACCCACTCAGGCACATCCACTCCTACACAGCAGCATGTGTTGATGATGTTGGCGAAGTTGTCCTCCCTTCCACTGACAGTCTTCTTGTTACACTCGTTCATAATAATTACACAGCTACAAAAAAATAGGTGAGCGGATGCAAcatttggttttctttttttgtgtgaatgtttCAGTTCGTTCACGTCTCTGGAGGAGGACATGGGCGAATCCTCTAAACTGCTATATGAAGCTCTGCCTGATGATCCTGCTCTGCCCAGCACCAGCAGAGGCACAGAGGCACCAAGCGCAGACCTCCATCCAGGTGCCAACAATGATGATGGTGACAATGGAGATGACAATGATGGCAATGACGATGGAGACAAAGATGCCGCTACCATTAATGAGCTAGACTCCACCGcgtctgcttctgctgctgctgctgctgcctcgacCCAGAAAAGGTTTCCATTCATGGATCGCTTCTCCAGGAAGGCTTCTCCGCTGGTGCTCCTGCCGCACGGGTGTCCAAAGCTGAGCCTGCCTCAAAGGCCTGCAGCGGTGGGCCGTTCCATTGACGTGATGTGCAACGTGCTGAGAGACCTGTTTGGAAGCGGCTTCTGCTCCGGGTCCAGGTctggctcctgctcctgctccgacCAGGTGGCTGTGACAGTCGTGCCCAGCAGCTCTGTGGTGACACGGCCCGAGAAAGCCCGGCAGAGCCCCGAGCAAATGCAACTGCCACTGTGATGGTGTGTGGTCTGTGAAATTAAAAAGAATGAATACAAATAGGTACTGTCTGATCAaatcattattgtgtgtgtgtgtgtgtgtgtgtgtgtgtgtgtgtgtgtgtgtgtgtgtgtgtgtgtgtgtgtgtgtgtgtgtgtgtgtgtgtgtgtgtgtgtgtgtgtaaatgcttggTCTGGAATTTCtgtgaataaaaaaaatgaatgtgaatgtgacaatgaatactgtatataaaaatgtaggcctactatgaccAAATCCCCAAAATGCACATTGTTGTGTTCTGTGTCGTGTACATTTGTTGTACACTAGATGggaattttcttcttggagcaggcgtcactcttaattatttaaatcaatgagggtgctggcccaaatgtcatattcaatgtttcaagaaggaggcagcACCTTGTGTTTTTATTACACAAACGCGTTGtgcgtttgtgcaataaaaaacactgctatgcaaggtgcagcCTCTTTCTTGAAACATTGTACACTAGATGGGGCAAATGATCCATGCGAGGAAAAAAACCGTCATCGCTTGAAAAGTCCAACCCCCTACGCAGACACGGCTCTGAGCTGAGCCGCATGGACTTCACTGCGTGCCGGCTCTGTGCGCTCATTTACCAGAGCGCTAGAGGCAAGATGGTCAACGGGCGACTGTATTTATGCGCAGGTAGGTGTAATTGTGCTTAATTTGGACTCTTGTGCTTGTAATAGGCTTCTTTGTTGGGAAGGGTGTTGTGTCAATGAGCTGCTAAATATTGGCTGT from Engraulis encrasicolus isolate BLACKSEA-1 chromosome 5, IST_EnEncr_1.0, whole genome shotgun sequence includes:
- the LOC134449548 gene encoding uncharacterized protein LOC134449548 isoform X1, with protein sequence MAVRDDGDTAEGQQLPTDQPQSAPLPDLVLSFQGGLQHQTPTDENGNPTVEILNDSVDTCQQSTESSVADQTRGEPHAGCVELSRNQSEEQSNDKDDDWVLVGLDLGDSSQQITFPPAESPGTSGVEAPVCESVSNLSPEDGQGAQMDPAISSDSSSSLLLFCSSDKRKSVQFASTSLHDSVKTTASTRTPTPFASPCSSFTSLEEDMGESSKLLYEALPDDPALPSTSRGTEAPSADLHPGANNDDGDNGDDNDGNDDGDKDAATINELDSTASASAAAAAASTQKRFPFMDRFSRKASPLVLLPHGCPKLSLPQRPAAVGRSIDVMCNVLRDLFGSGFCSGSRSGSCSCSDQVAVTVVPSSSVVTRPEKARQSPEQMQLPL
- the LOC134449548 gene encoding uncharacterized protein LOC134449548 isoform X2 gives rise to the protein MAVRDDGDTAEGQQLPTDQPQSAPLPDLVLSFQGGLQHQTPTDENGNPTVEILNDSVDTCQQSTESSVADQTRGEPHAGCVELSRNQSEQSNDKDDDWVLVGLDLGDSSQQITFPPAESPGTSGVEAPVCESVSNLSPEDGQGAQMDPAISSDSSSSLLLFCSSDKRKSVQFASTSLHDSVKTTASTRTPTPFASPCSSFTSLEEDMGESSKLLYEALPDDPALPSTSRGTEAPSADLHPGANNDDGDNGDDNDGNDDGDKDAATINELDSTASASAAAAAASTQKRFPFMDRFSRKASPLVLLPHGCPKLSLPQRPAAVGRSIDVMCNVLRDLFGSGFCSGSRSGSCSCSDQVAVTVVPSSSVVTRPEKARQSPEQMQLPL